A genome region from Camelina sativa cultivar DH55 chromosome 10, Cs, whole genome shotgun sequence includes the following:
- the LOC104717606 gene encoding COP9 signalosome complex subunit 6b-like encodes MAPSSSSGLTFKLHPLVMLNISDHFTRVKTQLNPPAASCATGNGSSNADAMLLQNPRVYGCVIGLQIGRTVEIFNSFELLFDPTTDTLDRSFLEKKQELYKKVFPKLYILGWYSTGSDATESDMLIHKALMDINESPVYVLLNPAINHAQKDLPVTIYESEFHVIDGIPQSIFVHTTYTIETVEAERISVDHVAHLKPSDGGSAATQLAAHLTGIHSAIKMLNSRIRVLYQYLVAMQKGDIACDNSLLRQVSSLLRSLPAAKSENFHENFMMEYNDKLLMSYLAMITNCVSNMNEVVDKFNTAYERNSRRGGRTAFM; translated from the exons ATGGCGCCTTCTTCGTCGAGCGGTCTCACGTTCAAGCTGCATCCTCTGGTGATGCTTAACATATCCGATCACTTCACTAGGGTTAAAACTCAGCTTAACCCTCCCGCCGCTTCTTGCGCAACCGGTAATGGCTCCAGCAACGCCGACGCGATGTTACTGCAAAACCCTAGGGTTTATGGATGCGTGATCGGTCTCCAGATCGGCCGTACGGTTGAGATCTTCAACAGCTTCGAGCTTTTGTTTGATCCTACTACTGATACTCTCGATAGATCCTTCCttgagaagaagcaagaactCT ATAAGAAGGTGTTCCCTAAGTTGTACATATTGGGATGGTACTCTACGGGAAGCGACGCTACGGAATCTGATATGCTTATCCACAAAGCT CTGATGGACATTAATGAATCCCCTGTTTATGTTCTTCTAAATCCGGCTATCAATCACGCTCAGAAGGATCTTCCAGTGACTATCTACGAAAGcg AGTTTCATGTCATTGATGGGATTCCTCAGTCGATTTTCGTGCATACAACCTATACGATTGAG ACTGTTGAAGCTGAAAGGATATCGGTTGATCATGTTGCTCATCTTAAGCCATCTGATGGAGGCTCAGCAGCAACTCAAT TGGCTGCTCATCTTACTGGAATCCATAGTGCTATCAAGATGCTAAATAGCAGAATCAGAGTGCTCTATCAGTATCTTGTCGCTATGCAGAAAG GCGATATTGCTTGCGATAACTCACTTCTGAGACAAGTATCTAGTCTGCTCAGAAGTTTGCCTGCCgcaaaatctgaaaattttcatGAAAATTTCATGATG GAGTACAATGACAAATTGCTGATGTCTTACCTAGCAATGATCACAAATTGTGTCAG CAACATGAACGAGGTGGTTGACAAGTTCAACACTGCATACGAGCGAAACAGCCGAAGAGGAGGTAGGACTGCGTTCATGTAA
- the LOC104717605 gene encoding probable WRKY transcription factor 34: MADSLQTSFPSCSGGALRERIEARSGFSAPSLNTEDIFQSTCLTISSPGVSPATLLESPVFLSNPLPSPTTGKFLSLPSDKAQDELFDDITTSLAFQSISGSGLDPKNIGFKPDDSQDYEQRPLCGLGDSMASGAPADDGYNWRKYGQKLVKGSEYPRSYYRCTHPNCEVKKKVERSREGHIIEIIYVGSHNHPKPPPNRRSGIGSQQEGFAGTNENIDWTSPVSELKYGSHSGSMQVKSETQFGYGDAAADAFFRDEEEDDRTSHMSVSLSYDEEVDESESKRRKLEAYPAEMSGSTRASREPRVVVQTTSDIDILDDGYRWRKYGQKVVKGNPNPRSYYKCTANGCTVTKHVERVSDDFKSVLTTYIGKHTHVVPAARNSSLVGSGSSGTLQGGLATQTHNHNVHYPVQHSRSEGLVRANSSIFDLPPHLKPPAGFSVYIGQSELSDFSMPGLTIGQEKLPNQPMPDIGDPAGLMLQLKAEPKVEPVSQQGLGLSASSLIYREIMSRLPQI; this comes from the exons ATGGCTGATTCTTTGCAAACCAGCTTTCCCAGTTGTTCAGGAGGAGCTCTTCGTGAAAGGATTGAAGCGAGATCCGGGTTTAGTGCACCAAGTTTAAACACTGAAGATATTTTTCAGTCGACATGTTTAACAATCTCTTCTCCTGGTGTTAGCCCTGCAACTCTGTTAGAGTCTCCTGTTTTCCTCTCAAACCCATTG CCATCTCCAACAACTGGGAAGTTCTTATCACTACCTTCTGATAAGGCTCAAGATGAGTTATTTGACGACATTACCACATCCTTGGCCTTCCAATCCATTTCAGGAAGTGGCCTTGATCCTAAAAACATCGGTTTCAAACCCGATGACTCCCAAGACTATGAGCAACGACCGCTATGCGGTTTAGGAGACTCGATGGCTAGTGGTGCCCCTGCAGATGATGGATACAACTGGAGAAAATACGGACAGAAGCTAGTTAAAGGAAGTGAGTATCCACGGAGTTATTACAGGTGCACACACCCGAATTGTGAGGTCAAGAAGAAGGTTGAACGGTCTCGGGAGGGTCATATTATAGAGATCATATACGTAGGATCTCATAATCACCCCAAACCTCCACCTAACCGCCGCTCAGGGATTGGATCCCAACAAGAAGGTTTTGCTGGAACCAATGAGAACATAGACTGGACATCACCTGTATCTGAACTCAAATACGGAAGCCATTCTGGATCAATGCAGGTAAAAAGCGAGACTCAGTTCGGATACGGTGATGCAGCAGCTGATGCCTTCTTtagagatgaagaggaagatgatcgAACGTCCCACATGAGTGTTTCCCTGAGTTATGACGAAGAAGTAGATGAATCTGAGTCAAAGAGAAG GAAACTCGAAGCTTATCCAGCAGAAATGAGTGGATCAACCCGAGCCAGCCGTGAGCCAAGAGTCGTGGTGCAGACCACAAGTGACATTGACATCCTCGATGATGGTTATCGCTGGCGCAAGTATGGGCAAAAAGTTGTCAAAGGAAACCCGAATCCAAG GAGTTACTATAAATGCACAGCTAATGGATGCACCGTAACAAAGCATGTAGAGAGAGTTTCTGATGACTTCAAGAGCGTTCTAACAACTTATATAGGCAAGCACACCCACGTTGTACCAGCAGCACGCAACAGCAGCCTCGTCGGTTCAGGCAGTTCAGGGACTCTCCAAGGCGGTTTAGCGACTCAGACCCACAACCACAATGTGCATTATCCAGTGCAACATAGTAGATCTGAGGGACTAGTCAGAGCCAACTCATCTATATTTGACTTACCGCCACACCTGAAGCCTCCTGCAGGTTTCTCTGTTTACATAGGCCAATCTGAGCTTTCTGATTTTTCAATGCCTGGTTTAACTATTGGGCAAGAGAAGCTTCCCAACCAGCCAATGCCTGACATAGGTGATCCAGCTGGCCTAATGTTGCAGTTAAAAGCAGAGCCGAAGGTGGAACCAGTGTCACAACAGGGACTTGGATTGTCAGCGAGCTCATTGATATACAGAGAGATTATGAGTAGATTACCACAGATATGA